From the Apus apus isolate bApuApu2 chromosome 4, bApuApu2.pri.cur, whole genome shotgun sequence genome, one window contains:
- the LOC127384217 gene encoding uncharacterized protein LOC127384217 — MEALVKVVLQLHKQWGIDCKAKDFTLAVARLLEIGVIDQPVDILHPEAWDKCTKALAKETMLSGRGKHLKSWGKVVQALQKAIQEQETWRVAKNCLLATPKLGVGAATQTLHPLSDDGFSESGEGLRVAELREGDASPRSPDPDPLTEGQKAAQSFWGGLAEEAQGAAEKAESEEVRAEPPPYTPQNGAEQKRGGRGKDARGGKREEKLVSASAHRRRGEVKECEGSVSEAEEDGTMREAEEDGSRSEGQKANRSRYLKKCLRRANPPPSRAQSKPGGGDEPRGRERPRGRCRSLERPTRKGSERGRSSTKRYWEPEVAGQSSSDFGSDTSRDEWPVTDSNSEEEEMGIYTVKSKNILSPNKKGLRGKNIPVTDWKRVEAACAEGVPPATRAFPVRMTDRGQRVHSPINPKDIQAIVKAVAEKGLNSAMVHTLIDGVLSFCSQDQIIRCPRDPYTSVATEDNKSTGDLSTAESFTPAEPKQRQRSLCGGGLRRLCVILILELVTVGQVTSAHPYQPFKWSLLRVKDQQVIATQITSGAPSFSATLCQLVPTNRCTVDVVFYMCPSSNPGKGYCNSPSQYFCNYWGCETIAPAWISGSGKDRYLKVQWGPYGCTSPRGWWHKSCQFLFLNVTKPEEDSWLLGKLWGVRYSELGKDRGGLILIKKEVVPNDPLPVGPNQAVISKALTIPNQNYVTKKTDNQEKLTKAPMTTHTTKISERDSLWKMMQASYQILNKTNPNLTEHCWLCYGMEPPFYEAVALSNTPLQMNGSNPAQCIWETEKQGITLTQVVGSGVCVGKVPENKEQLCDSKVQGKIPAKWLVPADNTKWVCSVTGVTPCLSLDKFDESSEYCVQVAIVPKVFYHPEDAVYDSLITPEHHLSKREPFTALTIATLMILGGAGVGTGVASMVQQNKEFSALRMAVDEDLARIEQSISALEQSLRSLSEVVLQNQRGLDLMFFQQGGVCAALGEECCVYADHTGIVSDTMAKLREGLEKQKREREVQESWFTSWFNYAPWLTTLISTLIGPVAMILITLIFGPCILNRLVAFVKSQLEKVDIMLIERQQLL; from the coding sequence ATGGAAGCCCTTGTTAAGGTCGTATTGCAATTACATAAGCAGTGGGGTATAGATTGTAAGGCTAAAGATTTTACTCTCGCCGTTGCGAGGCTTTTGGAGATCGGGGTCATTGACCAGCCGGTAGATATTCTCCACCCTGAGGCGTGGGACAAATGCACTAAAGCGTTGGCTAAGGAGACGATGCTCTCGGGTCGTGGGAAGCACCTTAAGTCGTGGGGGAAAGTCGTGCAGGCGTTGCAGAAGGCTATACAGgagcaggagacctggagggTGGCAAAGAACTGTTTGCTGGCCACCCCGAAGTTGGGAGTTGGGGCAGCCACACAGACTTTGCACCCCCTGAGTGATGACGGTTTTTCTGAGTCTGGGGAGGGTTTAAGGGTGGCGGAGCTGAGGGAGGGTGATGCGTCCCCTCGGTCTCCGGACCCCGACCCGCTTACGGAGGGACAGAAAGCAGCTCAGTCCTTCTGGGGCGGGTTGGCGGAGGAGGCTCAGGGCGCCGCGGAGAAAGCAGAGTCTGAGGAGGTTCGGGCTGAACCGCCGCCCTATACACCCCAAAATGGCGCTGAGCAAAAAAGGGGGGGGCGAGGTAAAGATGCCCGTGGTggtaaaagggaggaaaagttgGTATCAGCAAGTGCACacagaaggaggggggaggtgaAAGAATGTGAGGGGAGTGTGAGCGAGGCGGAGGAGGATGGGACCATGAGAGAGGCGGAGGAGGACGGGAGCAGGAGCGAAGGGCAGAAAGCCAACCGGAGTCGCTATCTGAAAAAATGCCTTCGTAGGGCAAATCCCCCGCCAAGCCGGGCGCAGAGCAAGCCGGGAGGGGGGGATGAGCCAAGGGGGAGGGAACGGCCCCGTGGGCGGTGCAGGAGCCTGGAACGGCCCACCCGTAAGGGGAGTGAGCGGGGCCGGAGCTCAACAAAAAGGTACTGGGAACCGGAAGTAGCCGGTCAGTCGAGCTCTGACTTCGGATCAGACACCAGCCGGGATGAGTGGCCGGTTACCGATTCAAactcagaggaggaggaaatgggaatatatacagtcaaaagcaaaaacattctcAGCCCAAATAAAAAGGGACTGCGAGGGAAAAACATCCCTGTCACCgactggaagagagtagaggCTGCGTGTGCCGAAGGGGTCCCACCGGCCACGCGAGCATTCCCGGTCCGGATGACGGACAGGGGACAGAGGGTCCACTCACCAATAAACCCTAAGGATATACAAGCAATTGTTAAGGCAGTTGCGGAAAAAGGGCTTAATTCTGCCATGGTCCACACCCTCATAGATGGTGTCTTGAGTTTCTGTTCACAGGACCAGATTATCAGATGCCCCCGTGACCCGTACACCTCGGTGGCAACAGAGGACAACAAGTCAACAGGCGACCTGTCCACAGCAGAGAGCTTTACACCGGCAGAACCCAAGCAACGGCAACGTAGCCTCTGTGGCGGGGGGCTACGACGTCTTTGTGTGATCTTGATTTTAGAACTTGTCACTGTAGGACAGGTAACATCAGCTCACCCTTACCAGCCATTTAAATGGTCACTCCTTCGAGTCAAAGATCAGCAGGTTATCGCAACTCAAATAACATCAGGTGCGCCAAGTTTTAGTGCCACTCTCTGCCAGCTTGTCCCAACAAACAGATGCACGGTAGATGTAGTATTTTACATGTGTCCCAGCTCAAACCCTGGAAAAGGGTATTGCAACTCCCCTAGCCAGTACTTCTGTAATTATTGGGGATGTGAGACCATAGCCCCTGCTTGGATATCGGGTAGTGGTAAAGACAGATACCTAAAAGTTCAGTGGGGTCCATATGGGTGCACCTCACCAAGAGGATGGTGGCATAAAAGTTGTCAGTTCCTCTTCTTAAATGTTACCAAGCCTGAAGAGGACAGTTGGTTACTTGGAAAACTTTGGGGAGTAAGGTACTCAGAGCTAGGGAAAGACCGAGGTGGCTTAATCCTCATAAAAAAGGAGGTCGTCCCGAATGATCCGCTGCCAGTAGGCCCCAACCAAGCAGTTATCAGCAAAGCCCTGACTATCCCCAATCAGAACTATGTGACCAAAAAGACGGACAATCaggaaaaactgacaaaagCTCCCATGACAACACACACCACCAAAATTTCTGAAAGAGACTCGCTCTGGAAAATGATGCAAGCTAGCTACCaaatactgaacaaaacaaatccaaatcTCACAGAGCATTGTTGGCTGTGCTACGGAATGGAACCACCCTTTTATGAGGCTGTAGCACTAAGTAACACACCCCTACAAATGAATGGTTCAAATCCAGCTCAGTGTATAtgggagacagaaaagcaaggGATCACACTAACACAAGTGGTGGGAAGCGGCGTGTGTGTAGGTAAAGTCCCTGAGAACAAAGAACAACTGTGTGACAGTAAGGTACAAGGTAAAATCCCCGCAAAGTGGTTAGTACCAGCCGACAATACCAAGTGGGTTTGCTCTGTCACGGGAGTTACACCTTGTCTGTCGTTGGACAAATTTGATGAATCCtcagaatattgtgtccaggtAGCTATAGTCCCTAAAGTCTTTTACCATCCTGAAGACGCTGTCTATGACTCTCTGATTACCCCAGAACATCATCTGTCAAAACGAGAACCCTTTACAGCACTAACAATAGCTACCCTCATGATCTTAGGAGGGGCGGGAGTAGGCACAGGAGTAGCATCCATGGTCCAACAGAATAAAGAATTCAGTGCCTTGAGGATGGCAGTGGATGAAGACCTGGCCAGAATTGAACAATCAATAAGTGCGCTAGAACAATCACTCAGGTCACTATCTGAAGTAGTGCTGCAGAATCAGAGAGGACTAGATCTAATGTTTTTTCAGCAAGGGGGAGTGTGCGCTGCACTAGGGGAAGAGTGCTGTGTATACGCGGACCACACCGGGATAGTGAGCGACACGATGGCCAAACTGCGAGAGGggttggaaaaacagaaaagggaacGAGAGGTGCAGGAAAGCTGGTTTACATCCTGGTTTAACTATGCACCTTGGCTGACCACCCTGATATCCACCTTGATAGGGCCAGTCGCAATGATTCTGATAACCTTGATCTTTGGACCCTGTATACTGAATAGGCTCGTGGCGTTTGTCAAGAGCCAGCTGGAGAAGGTTGACATCATGCTGATAGAACGCCAACAACTGctttaa